One stretch of Arachis hypogaea cultivar Tifrunner chromosome 20, arahy.Tifrunner.gnm2.J5K5, whole genome shotgun sequence DNA includes these proteins:
- the LOC112782612 gene encoding FACT complex subunit SSRP1 encodes MADGHQFNNITLGGRGGTNPGQMKIYSGGIIWKRQGGGKLIEVDKADIMGVTWMKVPRTNQLGVQIKDGLFYKFTGFRDQDVSNLTNFFQNTCGIAVEEKQLSVSGRNWGEVDLNGNMLAFMVGSKQAFEVSLADVSQTQLQGKNDVILEFHVDDTTGANEKDSLMEISFHIPNSNTQFVGDENRPPAQVFHDKIMSMADVGAGGEDAVVTFEGIAILTPRGRYSVELHLSFLRLQGQANDFKIQYSSVVRLFLLPKSNQPHTFVIISLDPPIRKGQTLYPHIVMQFETDYVVQSELAMSEDLYNSKYKDKLELSYKGLMHEVFTTILRGLSGAKVTKPGKFRSCHDGYAVKSSLKAEDGILYPLEKSFFFLPKPPTLILHEEIDYVEFQRHGAGGSNMHYFDLLVRLKSDQEHLFRNIQRNEYHNLYGFISSKGLKIMNLGDAQPGSVGMAKVLENDDDDAVDPHLERIRNEAGDESDEEDEDFVADKDDEGSPTDDSGGDDSDASISGDEKEKPAKKESKKELPSKASTSKKRSKDADEDGKKKKQKKKKDPNAPKRAMSGFMFFSQMERENLKKSNPGISFTDVGRVLGEKWKKMSAEEKEPYEAKARADKKRYKDEISGYKNPQQPVNIDSGNETDSA; translated from the exons ATGGCGGATGGTCATCAATTCAACAACATCACCCTCGGTGGCCGCGGAGGCACT AATCCAGGGCAGATGAAGATATATTCAGGAGGTATTATATGGAAGAGACAGGGGGGTGGTAAATTGATTGAAGTCGATAAAGCTGACATAATGGGAGTGACATGGATGAAGGTTCCAAGGACTAATCAACTAGGTGTTCAGATCAAGGACGGTTTGTTTTACAAGTTCACTGGTTTCCGTGACCAG GATGTTTCAAATTTGACCAATTTTTTCCAAAATACATGTGGGATAGCAGTAGAGGAGAAGCAGCTTTCTGTAAGTGGGCGCAACTGGGGAGAAGTTGATCTAAATG GAAATATGCTGGCTTTCATGGTTGGTTCAAAACAAGCTTTTGAAGTGTCTTTAGCTGATGTCTCTCAGACACAGCTTCAGGGGAAAAATGATGTGATCTTGGAGTTTCATGTGGATGACACAACTGGAGCCAATGAG AAAGATTCATTGATGGAGATAAGTTTCCACATCCCAAATTCTAACACGCAGTTTGTTGGTGATGAAAATCGACCTCCTGCTCAG GTTTTCCATGACAAAATCATGTCCATGGCTGATGTTGGTGCTGGAGGTGAAGATGCTGTTGTCACATTTGAGGGTATTGCGATCCTCACACCTAG GGGAAGATATAGTGTTGAGCTACATCTTTCATTCTTGCGGCTTCAGGGACAGGCTAATGATTTCAAAATCCAGTATAGCAGTGTAGTTCGCCTATTTTTACTTCCCAAG TCTAATCAGCCACATACGTTCGTTATTATTAGTCTGGACCCACCTATTCGGAAAGGACAAACTCTGTACCCTCATATTGTAATGCAG TTTGAAACTGATTATGTTGTTCAAAGTGAGTTGGCTATGAGTGAAGATCTTTATAACAGCAAGTACAAGGACAAGTTGGAGTTATCCTATAAG GGGCTCATGCATGAAGTGTTCACAACAATATTGCGTGGTTTGTCTGGTGCCAAGGTTACCAAACCAGGAAAATTTAGAAGTTGCCACGATGGTTATGCAGTGAAATCATCTTTAAAAGCTGAAGATGGAATTCTTTATCCCCTTGAGAAgagtttcttctttcttcctaaaCCTCCAACTCTTATTCTTCATGAAGAG ATCGACTATGTTGAATTTCAGCGGCATGGTGCTGGTGGTTCAAATATGCATTATTTTGACCTTCTGGTCAGACTAAAGTCTGATCAAGAGCATCTTTTTCGTAATATTCAAAGAAATGAGTACCACaatttgtatggttttatcaG TTCAAAGGGATTGAAAATTATGAACTTAGGAGATGCCCAACCAGGATCTGTTGGTATGGCTAAGGTtcttgagaatgatgatgatgatgctgttgATCCACATCTCGAGCGCATCAGAAATGAAGCCGGTGATGAAAGTGACGAGGAG GATGAAGATTTTGTTGCTGACAAGGATGATGAAGGCTCTCCAACTGATGATTCTGGAGGAGATGATTCTGATGCTAGTATAAGTGGTGATGAGAAAGAG AAGCCTGCCAAAAAGGAATCAAAGAAGGAGCTGCCTTCTAAGGCATCTACTTCGaaaaagagatcaaaagatgcTGATGAagatggaaaaaagaaaaagcagaaaaagaaaaaggacccAAATGCACCCAAGAGGGCAATGTCTGGTTTCATGTTCTTTTCTCAAATGGAAAGAGAG AATCTAAAGAAAAGTAATCCCGGAATTTCATTTACGGATGTGGGAAGAGTACTTGgagaaaaatggaaaaagatgTCAG CGGAGGAGAAGGAACCATATGAGGCAAAAGCTCGTGCTGATAAAAAACGTTACAAGGATGAGATTAGTGGCTACAAGAATCCGCAACAACCTGTGAATATCGATTCAGGAAATGAGACAGACAGTGCTTGA